In Manis pentadactyla isolate mManPen7 unplaced genomic scaffold, mManPen7.hap1 scaffold_547, whole genome shotgun sequence, the genomic window gggaagaccaggcttctcactcttccacccccaggccttcccccagccctgggATGAGACCGGCTAGGCGCCATGCCTGGGAGCCCGATGATGTGACCAGCATCCTCCATGGCAGCCAGCTTTCATCCATCCCAGAGGGCCAAGCCCTCCACCACTTGGTCGAGAAGAAGCACCTGGGGCCCactgtggcagagctggaaggtgaggggctgcagccagggaaccgtctagggtgggcttcccgaaCCGGGGTTGCCTTCAACACAGTGAGGGCTTTTCTGTCATTGTAAGGTGCAGgggaatcagccccggggtgaccctttctctgtgtcctccctgctccagaaccacggcagacgcagctggctccagagacacagggagggccGGCTTCATGGCTAGAGCCAgttcaggagctccctgagacccctgtgctggagctacggccggtgtcacctgcttcagcccctgcagagccagaGGACATCCCAGCAGCGCCCTCAGCCCCAACGCTGAGCCCTGAGCttgagccccatgagccctcgggCACGGGGCCCAGGGCACCTGCTGGAATGGCACCGGGCCTGGCAAAGCCAGAGCCAGCTCCAGAGTCCATCCTCCCGGCATTCCCCCCCCGtctggtggccgagcagctgactCTGATGTATGCAGTGAGTGGAGCGGGATCGAAGTTGGGGTGGGCCTTCTCTGTGGcatgggctgccccagacctgctgtTCCGATGTGCACTCCTGTGATCTGGGCCGATGTGCCACCTTCCCACCATGTGCCCTGAGAaactctcctcacccccaagccttcactgaccacagggacagtagggctggcacTTAGGGATCCTTGCACACCAATGAGAaagcagagggaaggtgggcagggcctggctggggtgggaggggcagtTTAGTAGAGGGGTGCTCAgagaggtgctgccagggccttaggtcctcAGGCCGTTGGACTGccaggcctccacagcctccacacttcagaggcccctgccatgtacctgacagacaacaacaaaggCTCGGTTGGAGTTGTTTTGGGGGtaactgcacctgagtgggtaGCGGGATCCACAGGGTGACAGaaagggaggcagatgccccaggacgtGCAGGCctgagctgccttgtgctgcagggaggaggtgagggaggatGCCTGTTCTCAGTGAGCCCCTCtctctgttccccaccactgtggggtccAGTGCATCCATTCCTGGGTGCCTCAGTGGATGGAGTCCGAAGCCTGGACTGCCATAAGGCTCACACCACATCCTCAGtggcctgggctccagctctgactggtAACCGCCTGGGCCCAGGGGCACCGTGGACACAGCTAAACGACCCCCCTTTGCCATCCCCAGGAACTGTTCACCAAGGTGGCAGTGGCCGACCGCAAGACCCGCTGCAGGAGCCAGTCATACAACGGAAACGTTGAGCACCTGGCCCCCGCCGTCAATAAGATCATAAAAGAATTCAATGACGTAGCCAACGTGGTcatctgctcctgcctcagggccccaGGCATGACGGCGCGGGACAGGGCCCGAGTGGTAGAGttctggatccaggtggccaAGGTGTGCCGTGGGACAGCCCCCAGGGTCCATCCTGCATCTTGGGACCTGCTCCCCTCCTTGGCCAACTCTCAGGATGGAGTCCTACAGTCTGACCCTGCccggtccctgggcccctcctgccaggagcatgatgacctggactcgcaggccccgggggtgggacagccatccctggccccttccttgggttgagatacagtcctccacccaggagggctgctcaacaGGTCctgggtgtgctgggctccctgggtgtctgtctcCCTAAGGGCAGGAGTTCATAGGGGGACAGAAGCGCAGAAGCAGGCCAcgttctcagctctgtcttccctcacaGGAGTGTCTGGACCTCGAGAATTTTGCGTCCCTCCACGCCATTCTCttggccctgcagagccctgccaTCAGTCGTCTGCAATGCACCTGGGGACGTGTTTCCTGGTAGGTAGTCCTGTCACTGGGACCAGGTCACCTGAGTGGACCTGAGACACCACCcctaggtctggcagtgtcccctcagtCGGCTGGGAGCCTCCTGGGAGGCGGCAGACCCTGGGGACAGGGGCTTACAGGATGGCGGGCTCTCAGAGCCCCCGTGGGTTAGGCCAGCGGTTCCCCCTCAGGAATCGGGTTTCTTCatcaggtgtgggttgaagccaaTGG contains:
- the LOC130682449 gene encoding ral guanine nucleotide dissociation stimulator-like isoform X1, producing MRTARETPVLELQPVSPASALGPGAPAGMAPGLAEPAPGPEPTSPCAASIWDIPGVVSGPEVEPHEPSEPSRPSPSPGMRPARRHAWEPDDVTSILHGSQLSSIPEGQALHHLVEKKHLGPTVAELEEPRQTQLAPETQGGPASWLEPVQELPETPVLELRPVSPASAPAEPEDIPAAPSAPTLSPELEPHEPSGTGPRAPAGMAPGLAKPEPAPESILPAFPPRLVAEQLTLMYAELFTKVAVADRKTRCRSQSYNGNVEHLAPAVNKIIKEFNDVANVVICSCLRAPGMTARDRARVVEFWIQVAKECLDLENFASLHAILLALQSPAISRLQCTWGRVSWKSSRIHKRLIKEKWLNQKWLLKEATSMVTQQHRFLQGSEDRQEESTIIRERLIDKYVAMTRHLEPEEHFRAFFQAVEPLDEEESYTLSCQLEPPGQRAGRKGLLFFRSRNI
- the LOC130682449 gene encoding ral guanine nucleotide dissociation stimulator-like isoform X2, which gives rise to MRTARETPVLELQPVSPASALGPGAPAGMAPGLAEPAPGPEPTSPCAASIWDIPGVVSGPEVEPHEPSEPSRPSPSPGMRPARRHAWEPDDVTSILHGSQLSSIPEGQALHHLVEKKHLGPTVAELEEPRQTQLAPETQGGPASWLEPVQELPETPVLELRPVSPASAPAEPEDIPAAPSAPTLSPELEPHEPSGTGPRAPAGMAPGLAKPEPAPESILPAFPPRLVAEQLTLMYAELFTKVAVADRKTRCRSQSYNGNVEHLAPAVNKIIKEFNDVANVVICSCLRAPGMTARDRARVVEFWIQVAKECLDLENFASLHAILLALQSPAISRLQCTWGRVSWKSSRIHKRLIKEKWLNQKWLLKESTIIRERLIDKYVAMTRHLEPEEHFRAFFQAVEPLDEEESYTLSCQLEPPGQRAGRKGLLFFRSRNI